In Paludibaculum fermentans, the genomic stretch CCTCGATAGGGTTGATTCGTCGGCTTGAGTCTGCCGATTCGAGCGGAGAACGCGCAAACGGGAAGTTGACGCTGCGGCGGCTGAGTTTGACGGTCTACTTCCTGATTGCCGGCGATACGGGAGTTATGTAGATACAAGGGCGTTCCCGGGAGTAATCCATCGAGAGGGCCGCAAATCCGGGCACATCAGACACGTGGTCTCCCGTCCCCCACTGCTGTGCAAATTAGCCTCTCCGGCCCTCCTCCCACATTGCAGGCATTGAACATAGCAATAGCTTTGGCTTCCTGACGGAATCCTGGTTGCCGTGCCACTGCTGCGAGGTGTTACTGGGGTGGGCTCCTCCTGCTGTCCAAATTCGAGCCCACGTTCACCGGCATTCCTACGACTTTCTGGTTCTCACCGCGTTGTGCTGTCCAATTTATAGGCCGAGGGGCAACTGCTCGGCCAGCACCAGAGACGGCGGAGCTTGGAATGGGTCATTCAGCCACGTCCAAAGGTCGCGGTGCACGAATAGCTGCTGCCGTAGCAAGGCGATCAGATTGGACAGGCTCCAACCGAAGGTGCTTTTCAGCTGCAGGTACTTCAGGATCAGTATCGCGATCAGCGCCGTCCAGATCTGGATCTGTACGGCATTCTCGCTGGTGCCAACAAAGGTTTTCACCTTCAGTCCCTGCTTCAGCGCCTTGAAAAATAGCTCAATTTTCCAGCGTTCCTTGTAGATTCTGGCGATGGTTCGGGCCGACAGCTTCAGGTTGTTGGTGACGAAGACCAGGGTCGCCTGCTTCTCCTCCACCCAAACTTCAATGCGCCGCAGGCAAGCCTCCGGGCCGATCTCCTGCTGGCTGGTGAGGAGAATCACCTCATCTCGCACAACGTCGGACCCGGCCGGTATCGGGCGGCTTTCGACCACCCCATAACTGGCGCTGTCCTTCAGCCGCGTGACGAAGCTCACATGACTTCTGGTGAGTGCCAGCCACCAGTTGTAATCGGCGTAACCGCGGTCGAAGACGACCAGCGTGCCCGGGGCGAACTCCATCTGCCGGGCCTCCCGCACGTCGGCCCGCTTGCCTTCGGTGACGACGGCAAAACAAGGCAGGCAGCCGTCGTGGTCGAGTACCAGATGCAGTTTGAGCGCACCCTTGGTTCGCCCGTAACGCGCCCAGTCGAAGGTCTCGGCGCACAATTCGATCATGCTGGCGTCGAGGCTCAGGAGCTTGTGCTTGAACCTGAACTTGTGCCGCGTGCGATGAGCGACTTCGGCTTGGCAGCGGGAAAGGGTTTGATAGAAGATCGCCTCATAGAGTTGCCATGGACGATGCGCATTGGCATAGGAAAGAGTGGTGGTTTTCGGGCAGTTCGTCACGCCCAAGTGGAGGAGTTTGCCTTCCAGTGCGGCCAGGCCGCCGCAGATTTCACGCAGGCTCTGCGCGTGGGCGAGCTGACAGAAGAGCATGGCGACGAACTGTTGCCAGCAGGTGAAACCGCGAGCGTGGCGTTCTGCCTTGAACTCGCGGACGAGGGCGGCGAACTCGAGGCGGGGGAAGGTGTGCAAAATCTGGCTGAAGATGCTGGATACTCGAATCATGGCGGAGGGCTCCTTTGCGGTCGGTTTCAGTTTCTTGCGGAAACCTGAGCCAACCTATCAAAGCGAGTGCTCCGCCGTGCTGCTACACCTCATGCCGGTGGCTGCGGGCTAATTTGCACGGGAGTGGTTCTCCACAGCATTGGCATCGTTCTTATCTTAGCGGGAGAAGAGCCTGGCCAGCGCAACGAAGATTCCGAATAGGATTCTTTTCAGAGTGACAGGTGGACGTCCTGGTACGTCACTCTCGCATTTGGGTGAGCAAAAATCATTCTATAGCGTATAGATTGATCAGAATGCCTCGATCCACTCAACTCATTGCGTCAGGTCTACCGCATCACACTACCCAACGTGGTGCCGACCGCCAATTGGTGTTCGAGTCCCGCCGTGACCTGCTGACATACCTGCGCTTGATACGGAAACAGGCGGCAGCCAGGAAAAAATCGAGTTAAGAGCGCTGGGCCGTGCAACACACACTCTTCAGCCGTTTGCGGATCAGGCGTTTCGGGCGGAAATGCAAGTGCAACGGGTGGTGCTGTGGGCGAAGGTGTCCGAAGAGCCGGCCCCGGCGAGGGAGGTTGAGCTACTGAGAGCAGGATCGTGAATGATGGGGAGCCGATGTGATCGGAGGTGGTTGCGCTGAGTCGAATACTGGAGTGTATTCTCTGGAAATATATGCTGACAAATCGAAAGTGACAGTCCAGGACGTC encodes the following:
- a CDS encoding IS4 family transposase: MIRVSSIFSQILHTFPRLEFAALVREFKAERHARGFTCWQQFVAMLFCQLAHAQSLREICGGLAALEGKLLHLGVTNCPKTTTLSYANAHRPWQLYEAIFYQTLSRCQAEVAHRTRHKFRFKHKLLSLDASMIELCAETFDWARYGRTKGALKLHLVLDHDGCLPCFAVVTEGKRADVREARQMEFAPGTLVVFDRGYADYNWWLALTRSHVSFVTRLKDSASYGVVESRPIPAGSDVVRDEVILLTSQQEIGPEACLRRIEVWVEEKQATLVFVTNNLKLSARTIARIYKERWKIELFFKALKQGLKVKTFVGTSENAVQIQIWTALIAILILKYLQLKSTFGWSLSNLIALLRQQLFVHRDLWTWLNDPFQAPPSLVLAEQLPLGL